GGCCAACACCGCGGCAGCCACAACCAGCGCGGTCAGCACCCCGATCTGTCGTCCCCGCCAAGATCTGGCGTGCGCAGCCATACGCACGTTCTACCCCTTCCACGGGCCAACCACCCAGAATGCCCGACGGCGCGCCCATCCACCCCAACCGGTTCAGCTTGTGGTTTCGGACGCGCGTGCGTGCCGCCAGCCTGCCGGCCATCCGACTGCACGACCTGCGCCACTCCTACGCGACCGCCGGCTACCAGTATGGCGGCGGGGTGCCCCCGAAGGTGATGAGCGAGCGCCTCGGGCACGCCACCGTGGCGTTCACCCTGGACACCTACACCAGCGCGCTGCCCGCGCTGGACAAGGTCCGCCGCCGAGGTCGTCGCCAGTCTCATCCTCGGCACCGATGTGAGCAAACGGTGAGCATCTGGGTGCTGCCAGGCCGTAAATGGCGACGGAGCCCCAGGTCAGGGGGCTCCGTGGTGGTCGGGATGCCGGGATTTGAACCCGGGGCCTCCACGTCCCGAACGTGGCGCGCTGCCAAGCTGCGCTACATCCCGCTTCCGGGACCGAAGCGGTCCCGGGTTCGGCAGTGTACCGAGGCGGGCGGACCGGGAACAACCCGCTACCCGCAACCGCGTGGATCCACCGGGCCATGGCACAGGCGCCCTCGGGGCTGTGGGAGCGTGTGCCTGCCAGACCGCGGCTCCTCCAGCACGACGGCGCCGGCGCTGTTGAGGGCTGTGGAGGAGCGTGGACCCGGTGAGCCCGCGGAGCAACCAGACGAGGGCACCGGCGCCCTTGGGGATCCGCCCGACCATGGCACCGGCGCTGTTGGGGGACCGCGGCGGCGGGATCGGCCCGACCATGGCACAGGCGCTCTTGGGGGCCGTGGGGGGAGCGAGCTCCCCCCACAATGGATCGCGGCTAACGGAGATTCTCGAGGTCCTGTCGCTGCAACGAGAACCAGTCTTGAGGCGGCAGCGCGGCCGCCTGCTCACGCAGGCGCTTGGCGCGGACGGCGCGCTCCTCGGAGGGCATGGCCAGGGAGGTGCCGATGGCCTCCGCCAGCTCGACGGTGTCGAACGGGTTGACCAGGATCGCGCCCTCGCCGAGGTCGTCGGCGGCGCCGGCGTTGCGCGACAGGATCAACACCGCGTCGCGCTCGCTCACCGACGGGCCCTCCTTGGCCACCAGGTTCATGCCGTCCCACACCGGGTTGACGACCAGCACGTCGGCCGTGGCCATGGCGGCCAGCGCGCGGGGATAGTTGTCGCGCAGCTCCAGCCGCACCGGCTCCCAGGTCTTGGTGCGGAAGCGCTCGTTGATCGCCTCGGCGGCCTGCTTCACCTCGGCGGTGTAGGCCTGGTACTCGGGCAGGTCCCTGCGCGAGGCGTAGGCCAGCGCGAAGTGCACCACCCTGCCGCGCATGCGCGGCTGCGACTCCAGGAAGGTGGCGAAGCCGTCCAGGCCGCGGAGGATGTTCTTGGACAGCTCCATGCGGTCGACGCGGACCACCATGCTGCGGCCGCGGGCGAGGTCGCGCACGGAGCGGAGCTGCGTCTGCACGTCCCGCTCGGTGACGCGGGCGCGCAGGTAGTCGGCGTCCACG
This Actinomycetes bacterium DNA region includes the following protein-coding sequences:
- a CDS encoding trehalose-6-phosphate synthase — its product is LGFLVPRWSRNFLRCCAEGGYRVDEDTGTVRASDGRPVHVRSYPLGVDADYLRARVTERDVQTQLRSVRDLARGRSMVVRVDRMELSKNILRGLDGFATFLESQPRMRGRVVHFALAYASRRDLPEYQAYTAEVKQAAEAINERFRTKTWEPVRLELRDNYPRALAAMATADVLVVNPVWDGMNLVAKEGPSVSERDAVLILSRNAGAADDLGEGAILVNPFDTVELAEAIGTSLAMPSEERAVRAKRLREQAAALPPQDWFSLQRQDLENLR